A genomic stretch from Ovis canadensis isolate MfBH-ARS-UI-01 breed Bighorn chromosome 5, ARS-UI_OviCan_v2, whole genome shotgun sequence includes:
- the GNG14 gene encoding putative guanine nucleotide-binding protein G(I)/G(S)/G(O) subunit gamma-14 isoform X2 yields the protein MSSKVTIGSDIGQARRAVEQLRMEAGIDRMKVSKAAADLLQFCTEQAKSDPFLVGIPAAINPFKEKKPCAIL from the exons ATGTCCAGCAAGGTGACCATTGGCAGTGACATTGGGCAAGCCCGCCGGGCTGTGGAGCAGCTGCGGATGGAGGCGGGCATTGACCGCATGAAG GTATCCAAGGCAGCTGCCGACCTGCTGCAGTTCTGCACAGAGCAGGCCAAGAGTGACCCCTTTCTCGTGGGCATCCCAGCCGCCATCAACCCCTTCAAGGAAAAGAAGCCCTGCGCCATCCTGTGA
- the GNG14 gene encoding putative guanine nucleotide-binding protein G(I)/G(S)/G(O) subunit gamma-14 isoform X1, with protein MSSKVTIGSDIGQARRAVEQLRMEAGIDRMKVRTRVRRAHLSQANRAGLQVSKAAADLLQFCTEQAKSDPFLVGIPAAINPFKEKKPCAIL; from the exons ATGTCCAGCAAGGTGACCATTGGCAGTGACATTGGGCAAGCCCGCCGGGCTGTGGAGCAGCTGCGGATGGAGGCGGGCATTGACCGCATGAAGGTGAGGACCAGGGTGAGGCGGGCGCATCTGA GTCAGGCTAACCGGGCTGGTCTGCAGGTATCCAAGGCAGCTGCCGACCTGCTGCAGTTCTGCACAGAGCAGGCCAAGAGTGACCCCTTTCTCGTGGGCATCCCAGCCGCCATCAACCCCTTCAAGGAAAAGAAGCCCTGCGCCATCCTGTGA
- the DHPS gene encoding deoxyhypusine synthase isoform X1, with protein sequence MEGPPEREAPAAALAAVLKHSSALPFESAQVRGYDFNRGVDYRALLEAFSTTGFQATNFGRAVQQVNAMIEKKLEPLSEDEDQHADLTQSRRPLTGCTIFLGYTSNLISSGIRETIRYLVQHNMVDVLVTTAGGVEEDFIKCLAPTYLGEFSLRGKELRENGINRIGNLLVPNDNYCKFEDWLMPILDQMVLEQNTEGVKWTPSKMIARLGKEINNPESVYYWAQKNHIPVLSPALTDGSLGDMIFFHSYKNPGLVLDIVEDLRLINTQAIFAKRTGMIILGGGMVKHHIANANLMRNGADYAVYINTAQEFDGSDSGARPDEAVSWGKIRMDAQPVKVYADASLVFPLLVAETFAQKVDAFTPEKNED encoded by the exons ATGGAGGGTCCCCCTGAGAGGGAGGCGCCCGCGGCCGCGCTGGCCGCCGTGCTGAAGCACAGTTCGGCACTGCCTTTCGAGAGCGCGCAGGTCCGGGGCTACGACTTCAACCGCGGCGTGGACTACCGCGCACTGCTAGAGGCTTTCAGCACCACTGGTTTCCAAGCCACCAACTTCGGGCGCGCGGTACAGCAAGTAAACGCCATG ATAGAGAAGAAACTCGAGCCTCTATCCGAGGATGAAGACCAACATGCAGACCTGACCCAGAGCCGACGCCCACTCACCGGCTGCACCATTTTTCTGGGCTACACATCCAACCTCATCAGTTCAGGCATCCGTGAGACTATCCGTTACCTCGTGCAGCACAACATG GTGGACGTCTTGGTGACCACAGCTGGGGGTGTGGAGGAGGATTTCATCAAGTGCTTGGCGCCCACATACCTGGGCGAGTTCAGCCTCAGGGGGAAGGAGCTACGTGAGAACGGCATCAACCG GATTGGAAACCTGCTGGTGCCCAATGACAATTACTGCAAGTTTGAGGATTGGTTGATGCCCATTCTGGACCAGATGGTGCTGGAGCAGAACACAGAG GGTGTGAAGTGGACACCTTCCAAGATGATCGCCCGGCTTGGCAAGGAGATAAACAACCCGGAGTCTGTGTATTACTGGGCCCAGAAG AACCACATTCCTGTGTTGAGCCCGGCACTCACAGATGGCTCGCTGGGTGACATGATCTTCTTCCACTCCTATAAGAACCCAGGCCTGGTCCTGGACATTGTTGAGG ACCTCAGGCTCATCAACACACAGGCCATCTTCGCCAAGCGCACGGGGATGATCATCCTGGGTGGTGGCATGGTCAAGCACCACATCGCGAACGCCAACCTCATG CGGAATGGTGCTGACTATGCTGTCTACATCAACACTGCCCAGGAGTTTGATGGCTCTGACTCAGGCGCCCGGCCGGATGAAGCTGTCTCATGGGGCAAGATCCGGATGGATGCACAGCCTGTCAAG GTCTATGCTGACGCCTCCTTGGTTTTCCCGCTGCTTGTGGCTGAAACCTTTGCCCAGAAGGTAGATGCCTTCACGCCCGAGAAGAATGAGGACTGA
- the DHPS gene encoding deoxyhypusine synthase isoform X2, with the protein MVDVLVTTAGGVEEDFIKCLAPTYLGEFSLRGKELRENGINRIGNLLVPNDNYCKFEDWLMPILDQMVLEQNTEGVKWTPSKMIARLGKEINNPESVYYWAQKNHIPVLSPALTDGSLGDMIFFHSYKNPGLVLDIVEDLRLINTQAIFAKRTGMIILGGGMVKHHIANANLMRNGADYAVYINTAQEFDGSDSGARPDEAVSWGKIRMDAQPVKVYADASLVFPLLVAETFAQKVDAFTPEKNED; encoded by the exons ATG GTGGACGTCTTGGTGACCACAGCTGGGGGTGTGGAGGAGGATTTCATCAAGTGCTTGGCGCCCACATACCTGGGCGAGTTCAGCCTCAGGGGGAAGGAGCTACGTGAGAACGGCATCAACCG GATTGGAAACCTGCTGGTGCCCAATGACAATTACTGCAAGTTTGAGGATTGGTTGATGCCCATTCTGGACCAGATGGTGCTGGAGCAGAACACAGAG GGTGTGAAGTGGACACCTTCCAAGATGATCGCCCGGCTTGGCAAGGAGATAAACAACCCGGAGTCTGTGTATTACTGGGCCCAGAAG AACCACATTCCTGTGTTGAGCCCGGCACTCACAGATGGCTCGCTGGGTGACATGATCTTCTTCCACTCCTATAAGAACCCAGGCCTGGTCCTGGACATTGTTGAGG ACCTCAGGCTCATCAACACACAGGCCATCTTCGCCAAGCGCACGGGGATGATCATCCTGGGTGGTGGCATGGTCAAGCACCACATCGCGAACGCCAACCTCATG CGGAATGGTGCTGACTATGCTGTCTACATCAACACTGCCCAGGAGTTTGATGGCTCTGACTCAGGCGCCCGGCCGGATGAAGCTGTCTCATGGGGCAAGATCCGGATGGATGCACAGCCTGTCAAG GTCTATGCTGACGCCTCCTTGGTTTTCCCGCTGCTTGTGGCTGAAACCTTTGCCCAGAAGGTAGATGCCTTCACGCCCGAGAAGAATGAGGACTGA
- the DHPS gene encoding deoxyhypusine synthase isoform X3, which yields MPILDQMVLEQNTEGVKWTPSKMIARLGKEINNPESVYYWAQKNHIPVLSPALTDGSLGDMIFFHSYKNPGLVLDIVEDLRLINTQAIFAKRTGMIILGGGMVKHHIANANLMRNGADYAVYINTAQEFDGSDSGARPDEAVSWGKIRMDAQPVKVYADASLVFPLLVAETFAQKVDAFTPEKNED from the exons ATGCCCATTCTGGACCAGATGGTGCTGGAGCAGAACACAGAG GGTGTGAAGTGGACACCTTCCAAGATGATCGCCCGGCTTGGCAAGGAGATAAACAACCCGGAGTCTGTGTATTACTGGGCCCAGAAG AACCACATTCCTGTGTTGAGCCCGGCACTCACAGATGGCTCGCTGGGTGACATGATCTTCTTCCACTCCTATAAGAACCCAGGCCTGGTCCTGGACATTGTTGAGG ACCTCAGGCTCATCAACACACAGGCCATCTTCGCCAAGCGCACGGGGATGATCATCCTGGGTGGTGGCATGGTCAAGCACCACATCGCGAACGCCAACCTCATG CGGAATGGTGCTGACTATGCTGTCTACATCAACACTGCCCAGGAGTTTGATGGCTCTGACTCAGGCGCCCGGCCGGATGAAGCTGTCTCATGGGGCAAGATCCGGATGGATGCACAGCCTGTCAAG GTCTATGCTGACGCCTCCTTGGTTTTCCCGCTGCTTGTGGCTGAAACCTTTGCCCAGAAGGTAGATGCCTTCACGCCCGAGAAGAATGAGGACTGA
- the WDR83 gene encoding WD repeat domain-containing protein 83 isoform X1 gives MAFPEPKPRGPELPQKRLKTLDCGQGAVRAVRFNVDGNYCLTCGSDKTLKLWNPLRGTLLRTYSGHGYEVLDAAGSFDNSSLCSGGGDKAVVLWDVASGQVVRKFRGHAGKVNTVQFNEEATVILSGSIDSTIRCWDCRSRKPEPIQTLDEARDGISSVKVSDHEVLAGSVDGRVRRYDLRMGQLFSDYVGSPITCICFSRDGQCTLVSSLDSTLRLLDKDTGELLGEYTGHKNKEYKLDCCLSERDTHVVSCSEDGKVFFWDLVEGALALALPVGPGVVQSLAYHPMEPCLLTAMGGSIQCWREETYEAEGVPG, from the exons ATGGCTTTCCCTGAGCCCAAACCGCGGGGCCCCGAGCTGCCGCAGAAACGGTTGAAGACGTTGGACTGCGGGCAGGGGGCGGTTCGAGCTGTGCGATTTAATG TGGATGGCAATTACTGTCTAACTTGCGGCAGCGACAAGACCCTGAAGCTGTGGAACCCGCTACGGGGGACGTTACTGCGGACGTACAGCGGCCACGGCTACGAGGTGCTGGACGCGGCTGG CTCCTTTGATAACAGCAGTCTTTGCTCTGGAGGTGGGGACAAGGCGGTGGTGCTGTGGGATGTGGCGTCAGGGCAAGTCGTGCGGAAATTCCGGGGCCACGCGGGG AAGGTGAACACAGTGCAGTTTAATGAAGAGGCCACAGTTATCCTGTCTG GTTCTATCGATTCCACCATCCGCTGCTGGGACTGTCGCTCTCGGAAACCTGAGCCAATACAGACCCTGGACGAAGCCAGAGATGGTATATCCAGCGTGAAGGTGTCAGACCATGAGGTCCTCGCAGG TTCCGTAGACGGCCGGGTGAGGCGCTATGACCTGAGGATGGGGCAGCTCTTCTCAGACTACGTGGGCA gcCCCATCACCTGCATCTGCTTTAGCCGGGATGGCCAGTGCACCCTGGTATCCAGCCTAGACTCCACCTTGCGGCTTCTGGACAAGGACACGGGGGAGCTGCTGGGCGA GTACACGGGCCATAAGAACAAGGAGTATAAGCTGGACTGCTGCCTGAGCGAGCGTGACACACATGTGGTCAGCTGCTCTGAGGACGGGAAGGTGTTCTTCTGGGACCTGGTGGAA GGTGCCCTGGCGCTGGCCCTGCCTGTAGgtcctggtgtggtgcagtcgcTGGCCTACCACCCCATGGAGCCCTGCCTGCTGACTGCCATGGGGGGCAGCATCCAGTGCTGGCGGGAAGAGACCTACGAGGCTGAAGGTGTCCCAGGCTGA
- the WDR83 gene encoding WD repeat domain-containing protein 83 isoform X2, translating into MAFPEPKPRGPELPQKRLKTLDCGQGAVRAVRFNVDGNYCLTCGSDKTLKLWNPLRGTLLRTYSGHGYEVLDAAGSFDNSSLCSGGGDKAVVLWDVASGQVVRKFRGHAGKVNTVQFNEEATVILSGSIDSTIRCWDCRSRKPEPIQTLDEARDGISSVKVSDHEVLAGSVDGRVRRYDLRMGQLFSDYVGSPITCICFSRDGQCTLVSSLDSTLRLLDKDTGELLGEYTGHKNKEYKLDCCLSERDTHVVSCSEDGKVFFWDLVEAFRWAGGAQMAIPAQSKGRAKRIS; encoded by the exons ATGGCTTTCCCTGAGCCCAAACCGCGGGGCCCCGAGCTGCCGCAGAAACGGTTGAAGACGTTGGACTGCGGGCAGGGGGCGGTTCGAGCTGTGCGATTTAATG TGGATGGCAATTACTGTCTAACTTGCGGCAGCGACAAGACCCTGAAGCTGTGGAACCCGCTACGGGGGACGTTACTGCGGACGTACAGCGGCCACGGCTACGAGGTGCTGGACGCGGCTGG CTCCTTTGATAACAGCAGTCTTTGCTCTGGAGGTGGGGACAAGGCGGTGGTGCTGTGGGATGTGGCGTCAGGGCAAGTCGTGCGGAAATTCCGGGGCCACGCGGGG AAGGTGAACACAGTGCAGTTTAATGAAGAGGCCACAGTTATCCTGTCTG GTTCTATCGATTCCACCATCCGCTGCTGGGACTGTCGCTCTCGGAAACCTGAGCCAATACAGACCCTGGACGAAGCCAGAGATGGTATATCCAGCGTGAAGGTGTCAGACCATGAGGTCCTCGCAGG TTCCGTAGACGGCCGGGTGAGGCGCTATGACCTGAGGATGGGGCAGCTCTTCTCAGACTACGTGGGCA gcCCCATCACCTGCATCTGCTTTAGCCGGGATGGCCAGTGCACCCTGGTATCCAGCCTAGACTCCACCTTGCGGCTTCTGGACAAGGACACGGGGGAGCTGCTGGGCGA GTACACGGGCCATAAGAACAAGGAGTATAAGCTGGACTGCTGCCTGAGCGAGCGTGACACACATGTGGTCAGCTGCTCTGAGGACGGGAAGGTGTTCTTCTGGGACCTGGTGGAA GCTTTCAGGTGGGCTGGTGGAGCCCAGATGGCAATCCCGGCACAGTCTAAAGGCAGAGCCAAGAGGATTTCCTGA
- the WDR83OS gene encoding PAT complex subunit Asterix, whose protein sequence is MSANNMSDPRRPNKVLRYKPPPSECNPALDDPTPDYMNLLGMIFSMCGLMLKLKWCAWVAVYCSFISFANSRSSEDTKQMMSSFMLSISAVVMSYLQNPQPMTPPW, encoded by the exons ATGTCCGCGAACAATATGTCGGACCCACGGAGGCCCAACAAAGTGCTGAG GTACAAGCCCCCACCGAGCGAGTGTAACCCAGCCCTGGATGATCCGACACCAGACTACATGAACCTGCTCGGCATGATCTTCAGCATGTGCGGCCTCATGCTcaag CTGAAGTGGTGCGCTTGGGTTGCTGTCTACTGCTCCTTCATCAGctttgccaactcccggagctctgAGGACACGAAGCAGATGATGAGTAGCTTCAT GCTATCCATCTCTGCTGTGGTGATGTCATATCTGCAGAACCCTCAGCCAATGACGCCCCCCTGGTGA